A DNA window from Drosophila biarmipes strain raj3 chromosome 2R, RU_DBia_V1.1, whole genome shotgun sequence contains the following coding sequences:
- the LOC108036405 gene encoding uncharacterized protein LOC108036405 produces the protein MQSFTPLLSIRMDVLLKTFLLVSLLSMICSSASERHGLPPCTRAGRCYTVNRPFGHFRQTRCVPCSMHG, from the exons ATGCAATCATTTACACCGTTGCTATCGATAAGGATGGATGTCCTTTTGAAGACCTTCCTTTTGGTATCTTTGCTGTCTATGATATGCTCCAGCGCAAGTGAACGCC aTGGCTTACCGCCATGTACGAGAGCCGGACGCTGCTATACCGTCAATAGACCTTTTGGACATTTTAGACAGACGAGGTGTGTCCCCTGCTCAATGCACGGATAA
- the LOC108036286 gene encoding uncharacterized protein LOC108036286 has translation MYAVNFTRPDSGWSLGQSHDMEHSDVCIFQRSPPTVVLFVLYGLAVPTLSAFGLCTNFINAVVFMRPKMTPSAFSYLAALSWMDCISCLLITMTALSRSYFYSSPAWIAYDYQWQTPFFGISTGAANLILACMSLDRFTYLSSYKRNNGAPRFCRRKVARAMILVAIGTSIVVNVPYFFVFYVSDSGTCHVTDLYYSKFYKVQNWFTFALLALLPAIFLFIGNAAIIIAFRRWTKQSRRCQATETTANMRTTAKRYQHQMKLTISIVIVITLYLVGELPAHMTSRKSSLNLIFGGDTNKVDESFIEQLEVICITLNALQLSLNIVVYAVINPSFMPEFFECLKGTSDVCFGLCCFRALRRIWTRCQAGRLQKATAEEQVVSNVTLQHVPPDEALPCGCESWASDSGCKNSAHCKTAVGTFTMKDSEQDEEMHCRRESEVFYTRSSACLHSKDSAPDEDSIFSSSFIIIT, from the exons ATGTACGCCGTGAATTTCACCAGGCCAGACTCCGGCTGGTCACTGGGCCAGAGCCACGACATGGAGCACAGCGATGTGTGCATCTTCCAGAGGAGTCCGCCCACGGTGGTGCTCTTTGTGCTCTATGGCCTGGCCGTTCCCACTCTGTCTGCCTTTGGCCTGTGCACCAACTTCATCAATGCCGTCGTCTTCATGCGGCCCAAGATGACGCCCTCGGCCTTCAGTTATCTGGCGGCCCTCTCCTGGATGGACTGCATCTCCTGCCTGCTCATCACGATGACCGCCCTGTCCCGGAGCTATTTCTACAGCAGTCCAGCCTGGATCGCCTACGACTATCAGTGGCAAACCCCGTTCTTCGGCATTAGCACGGGGGCGGCCAATCTCATCCTGGCCTGCATGAGCCTGGATCGATTCACCTATCTGTCCAGCTACAAGAGGAACAATGGGGCTCCACGCTTTTGTCGTCGCAAGGTGGCTCGCGCCATGATCCTTGTGGCGATAGGCACCTCCATAGTGGTCAACGTGCCGTACTTCTTTGTCTTCTATGTGAGTGACTCGGGAACGTGTCACGTCACCGACTTGTACTACTCAAA GTTTTATAAAGTTCAAAACTGGTTCACCTTTGCCTTGTTGGCCCTTTTGCCAGCCATTTTTCTGTTCATCGGCAACGCGGCCATTATCATAGCCTTCCGAAGGTGGACGAAGCAGAGCCGACGGTGCCAGGCCACCGAAACCACTGCCAATATGCGCACCACCGCCAAGCGATATCAG CACCAAATGAAGCTGACCATCAGCATAGTGATTGTAATCACTTTGTACCTGGTTGGTGAACTTCCCGCCCACATGACTTCCAGGAAGAGTTCCCTAAATCTAATATTCGGTGGTGACACCAACAAGGTGGATGAGTCCTTCATAGAGCAGCTGGAGGTCATCTGCATAACGCTAAACGCACTGCAGCTCTCCCTGAACATAGTGGTCTATGCCGTGATCAATCCTTCCTTTATGCCGGAGTTTTTCGAGTGCCTTAAAGGAACTTCGGATGTGTGCTTTGGATTGTGCTGCTTCCGCGCTCTGCGTAGGATCTGGACTCGGTGCCAGGCCGGGCGACTGCAGAAGGCCACGGCCGAGGAGCAGGTGGTCAGCAATGTGACTCTCCAGCATGTGCCGCCGGATGAGGCTCTGCCTTGCGGTTGCGAGAGCTGGGCCAGTGACTCTGGCTGCAAGAACAGTGCCCATTGCAAGACGGCGGTGGGCACCTTTACCATGAAGGACTCCGAGCAGGACGAAGAGATGCATTGCCGTCGCGAGTCGGAGGTTTTCTACACCAGATCTAGCGCCTGCCTGCACTCAAAAGACTCTGCCCCCGACGAGGATTCCATATTCAGTTCTAGCTTTATTATCATAACTTAA